A region of Daphnia carinata strain CSIRO-1 chromosome 10, CSIRO_AGI_Dcar_HiC_V3, whole genome shotgun sequence DNA encodes the following proteins:
- the LOC130696316 gene encoding ankyrin repeat domain-containing protein 11-like, which produces MDHSYSTVNKTPVAANSSMKPLTERQQMALLLQMTSEDNATPTRRGKSNFESPCSGQRSVNRRNERGETQLHVAAIRGDVNKIKSLISEGADVNTEDYAGWTPLHEAANRGLVTVARELLKNGAKVNVTGLDGVTPLHDASVNGHTSMITLLLRYGANPSLKTASQKTALDLAGSPQVIQILAQNNHQKEGMTDENSPEGVSYSPTIESSWKVQKQSCKSRRNLRLDCFSAGQTHVISRDEMEPSINVTTEESKDAKPSTESEVATAGSSVNCEEAVKEEIKEAETTSEIPASQKRTLEAEEEDDDTKKKRRKDDVKETKPRAGSNIRSKDRKSPNTIQAEGVPNDSDDDKKEPKVPPLKIVLSNSNEVDTNIRSKSGNGRSSLAYVVSTSDEKNENSNGGSEKNDDKVKDSIDIEKSGSTSSNGGRVTRSSQRAAATAAHSTPTSGQNSANQSPTSSPTQNPTNQTPSPDPGEMANNEQQPMATVVKAEETKPEEPPVEVHPRKRKLRPREPEPPVETVVAATANAVQQPPENAAPPLPVTNCYEMYFSIRKQIERRHRNLLPVQPKPPQGFKDYLMNRCTYVIAGNAASRLSVPVVSPPPSLPPPMRDLFAEQEKERYRLRMQHLIEKEKLVLSVEQEILRVHGRAARALANQSLPFSVCTLLKDQEVYSALTPEQEEKDRNARSRYNGRLFLSWLQDVDDKWEKIKESMLLRHHNEAESLHAVQRMDWEWKIKELGLCEPQNKPVVDELHVPMVNVSDDFDFNYNTN; this is translated from the exons ATGGATCACAGCTATTCAACTGTGAACAAAACACCTGTCGCCGCCAACAGCAGCATGAAACCTCTGACTGAGCGACAACAAATGGCTTTACTTCTTCAGATGACTTCTGAAGACAATGCTACACCTACaagaagagggaaaagcaATTTTGAGTCTCCTTGTTCTGGTCAACGTTCTGTTAATCGAAGAAATGAGAGAGGAGAAACACAACTCCATGTGGCTGCCATTCGTGGGGATGttaacaaaatcaaatcactCATTTCTGAAGGTGCAGATGTCAATACCGAAGACTATGCAG GTTGGACACCTTTGCACGAGGCTGCAAATCGTGGTCTTGTAACTGTTGCCAGAGAATTGTTAAAGAATGGAGCCAAAGTGAATGTTACTGGTCTTGATGGTGTTACTCCACTCCATGATGCATCAGTTAATG GCCATACAAGCATGATCACTCTCCTTTTGCGTTATGGAGCAAATCCATCTTTAAAAACAGCTTCACAAAAGACTGCATTAGATCTGGCAGGGTCTCCACAAGTGATTCAAATACTGGCTCAAAATAATCATCAAAAAGAAGGAATGACAGATGAAAATTCACCGGAAGGTGTATCATACAGTCCCACCATAGAGAGTTCATGGAAAGTGCAGAAACAGAGTTGCAAAAGTCGACGTAATCTACGACTGG ATTGTTTTTCTGCCGGGCAAACTCATGTGATCAGTCGAGACGAAATGGAACCTAGTATAAATGTAACAACAGAAGAAAGTAAAGATGCAAAACCGTCCACAGAGAGTGAAGTTGCGACAGCAGGTTCATCTGTAAATTGTGAAGAGGctgttaaagaagaaattaagGAAGCAGAAACCACATCCGAAATTCCAGCAAGTCAAAAGAGAACATTGGAAGCTGAAGAGGAAGATGATGATACAAAAAAGAAGCGTAGAAAAG ATGATGTGAAGGAAACCAAACCTCGTGCTGGGTCTAATATCAGGAGTAAAGACAGAAAGAGTCCTAATACTATACAGGCTGAGGGTGTTCCAAATGACAGTGATGATGACAAAAAAGAACCTAAAGTACCACCTTTAAAAATAGTCTTGTCAAACTCAAATGAGGTTGATACTAATATAAG GTCCAAAAGTGGAAATGGCAGAAGTTCTTTAGCATATGTGGTTTCAACAAGTGATGAAAAGAATGAGAACAGTAATGGGGGCAGTGAAAAGAATGATGATAAAGTCAAAGATTCAATTGACATAGAAAAGAGTGGTAGTACATCTTCAAATGGTGGCAGAGTCACTAGAAGCTCACAAAGAGCTGCTGCCACTGCAGCTCATTCCACACCAACATCTGGGCAGAATAGTGCCAATCAGTCTCCAACCTCTAGCCCAACACAGAATCCAACCAATCAGACCCCCTCCCCAG ATCCAggtgaaatggcaaataatgagCAGCAACCAATGGCAACTGTGGTAAAAGCAGAGGAAACCAAACCAGAAGAACCACCAGTGGAGGTTCATCCGAGGAAGAGGAAACTTCGCCCACGTGAACCCGAACCACCAGTGGAAACGGTTGTAGCTGCTACGGCGAATGCAGTCCAACAGCCTCCAGAAAATGCTGCACCTCCTCTGCCCGTTACCAATTGTTACGAGATGTACTTTAGTATCAGGAAGCAGATTGAGCGACGCCACCGAAACTTGCTTCCTGTGCAGCCCAAACCACCACAAGGATTCAAAGACTATTTGATGAACCGCTGCACCTACGTGATAGCAGGCAATGCGGCTTCTCGCTTGTCTGTACCTGTCGTGTCCCCACCACCTTCATTACCACCACCCATGCGAGATTTATTTgctgaacaagaaaaagagagatatAGGTTACGAATGCAG catttaattgaaaaagaaaagcttgtTCTTTCGGTAGAACAAGAAATATTACGGGTCCATGGACGAGCAGCTCGTGCATTGGCTAACCAATCACTCCCTTTTTCTGTGTGCACCCTTTTGAAAGATCAAGAGGTTTATTCAGCTCTAACTCCTGAGCAGGAAGAGAAAGACCGAAATGCTCGATCGCGTTATAATGGACGTCTATTTCTTTCCTGGCTCCAAGATGTCGAtgataaatgggaaaaaatcAAG gAATCTATGTTGTTGCGTCACCATAATGAGGCCGAGTCCCTGCATGCTGTCCAACGAATGGACTGGGAATGGAAAATCAAAGAACTGGGACTATGTGAACCGCAGAACAAGCCAGTTGTTGATGAGCTTCACGTTCCCATGGTTAACGTGTCTGACGATTTTGACTTTAACTATAACACTAACTAA